In Arachis stenosperma cultivar V10309 chromosome 1, arast.V10309.gnm1.PFL2, whole genome shotgun sequence, one DNA window encodes the following:
- the LOC130974141 gene encoding uncharacterized protein LOC130974141 → MADFIAEMTPGNLIPESWKLHVDGSSNVTYGGVGVILESQNRVTIEQSVRYEFLVLNNQAEYEALLAGLSLAQEVRAKVLEVNTDSQVVSSQINGDYQTQDPLLQQYLAKVNELKERFEHVTIQHVPRERNARADLLSKLASTKPGHGNKSLIQEIIKSPSISTTTNAYLKLSNQGSWTYPILQYLLNRTLPEDPKEGKRTKREAANYIVVAGQLYNRGFLQLLLKCIEPGDTEYILREIYEGCYSHHIGGKTLAQRVIRAGYFWPTVIRDSMQLVKNCDKCQRHANIHQAAPHQLSIISAERPFGTWGIDLVGPFPTAPGQLRYLIVAIDYYTKWIKAEPLASITATQCRKFLWRQIITRFGIPEIVISDNGTQFYR, encoded by the coding sequence ATGGCCGATTTCATCGCCGAGATGACCCCGGGAAATCTCATCCCTGAGTCATGGAAACTACACGTCGACGGCTCGTCAAACGTCACCTATGGAGGCGTCGGAGTCATACTCGAGAGTCAAAACAGGGTCACAATCGAACAGTCGGTACGATACGAGTTCCTAGTGTtgaacaaccaggcagaatatgagGCCCTCCTGGCAGGCCTATCCCTAGCCCAAGAAGTCAGAGCAAAGGTCTTGGAAGTGAATACCGATTCACAGGTAGTCAGTTCCCAAATTAATGGAGACTACCAGACACAAGATCCCCTACTCCAACAATACCTTGCCAAGGTAAACGAACTGAAAGAAAGATTCGAACACGTTACCATACAACACGTTCCTAGGGAACGAAACGCCAGGGCAGACCTGCTCTCCAAACTAGCCAGTACCAAACCAGGACACGGTAACAAATCGCTAATTCAGGAAATCATTAAGTCACCGTCCATATCGACAACGACCAACGCTTATTTGAAACTCTCAAACCAGGGATCATGGACCTACCCTATCCTACAATACCTCCTCAACAGAACACTACCAGAAGACCCCAAAGAGGGAAAACGAACAAAAAGGGAAGCCGCCAACTATATAGTTGTCGCAGGACAACTATACAATCGCGGATTCTTGCAACTCCTACTCAAATGCATCGAACCCGGGGACACGGAGTACATACTCCGCGAAATCTATGAAGGTTGTTACAGCCACCACATCGGAGGTAAAACCCTAGCCCAAAGAGTCATCAGGGCAGGCTACTTCTGGCCCACGGTTATCCGGGACTCCATGCAGTTAGTAAAAAACTGCGACAAATGCCAAAGGCATGCCAATATCCACCAAGCCGCCCCTCACCAGCTCAGCATCATATCGGCAGAGCGGCCATTTGGCACTTGGGGGATCGACCTCGTCGGGCCTTTCCCTACGGCACCCGGTCAACTCCGGTACCTCATCGTCGCCATAGACTATTACACCAAATGGATCAAGGCCGAACCCTTGGCCTCCATCACGGCAACCCAGTGCCGAAAATTTCTTTGGCGACAGATCATAACCCGGTTCGGGATCCCCGAGATCGTCATCTCGGATAACGGAACCCAAttttaccgatag
- the LOC130974150 gene encoding uncharacterized protein LOC130974150 — protein sequence MGATPFTERIFKAKLPKGFDKPTDMKYDGTKDPQEHLTAFEARMNLEGAADAVRCRAFPVTLAGPAIKWFNALPNGSIAGFHDITRKFMAQFTTRITKAKHPISLLGVTQKQDESTRKYLDRINDECLTVDGLTDSVASLCLTNGLMNEDFRKHLTTKPVWTMHKIQNIAKDYINDEEISQVIAANKRQHNHTQHGNPAPRHNPPPRENQKDHAKLTNTSRLPRIGKFSNYTPLTAPITQIYHKIADRGIIPKARQLKERTGGNKTLYCDYYRGYGHRTQDCFDLKDALEQAIRDGKLPEFAKIIREPKRAERDRSPEIEGRNPRTQKQPPRESLEEVPTIIVNVITGKDVSGKSKSTLKKDLKVMAVRNQTPTTMANNTITFLPED from the coding sequence ATGGGAGCCACACCTTTCACGGAAAGGATCTTCAAAGCAAAACTCCCTAAAGGTTTTGATAAACCCACTGACATGAAGTACGACGGAACCAAAGATCCCCAAGAACACCTAACGGCCTTCGAGGCCAGGATGAACCTAGAAGGAGCGGCCGACGCAGTCCGATGCAGGGCCTTCCCGGTGACCCTAGCCGGGCCAGCAATCAAATGGTTCAACGCCCTCCCGAACGGATCCATAGCTGGTTTCCACGACATCACACGAAAGTTCATGGCCCAGTTCACGACCAGAATCACTAAAGCAAAACACCCCATCAGCCTGCTAGGGGTCACACAAAAACAGGACGAATCCACAAGGAAATACCTCGACCGCATCAACGACGAATGTCTAACGGTCGACGGGCTCACGGATTCAGTCGCAAGCCTTTGCTTAACCAACGGGCTCATGAACGAAGACTTCCGCAAACACCTCACCACCAAACCCGTGTGGACCATGCACAAGATCCAAAACATCGCCAAAGACTACATAAATGACGAAGAGATCAGCCAAGTCATCGCTGCCAACAAGCGGCAACACAACCACACCCAACACGGCAACCCGGCACCACGACATAACCCACCACCCAGAGAAAATCAAAAGGACCACGCCAAACTGACAAACACAAGCCGCCTACCAAGAATCGGCAAATTCTCTAATTACACGCCCCTGACAGCACCAATTACCCAGATATACCACAAAATAGCAGATCGAGGCATCATACCGAAAGCCCGACAACTCAAAGAAAGAACGGGAGGCAACAAAACCCTTTACTGCGACTACTACCGAGGTTACGGACACAGGACACAAGACTGTTTCGACCTTAAAGACGCCCTCGAACAAGCCATACGAGACGGCAAGCTCCCAGAGTTCGCCAAAATCATCAGAGAACCAAAACGTGCGGAGAGAGACAGGTCACCAGAAATAGAAGGGCGCAACCCAAGAACGCAAAAACAACCTCCTAGGGAAAGCCTAGAGGAAGTCCCAACCATCATCGTAAACGTCATCACAGGCAAAGACGTATCAGGGAAGTCAAAATCAACACTGAAAAAAGATCTCAAAGTGATGGCCGTCAGAAACCAAACTCCAACCACCATGGCCAACAATACGATAACCTTCCTACCTGAGGACTAG